In one Candidatus Nitronereus thalassa genomic region, the following are encoded:
- a CDS encoding SDR family NAD(P)-dependent oxidoreductase: MIKRTCDVLVAAFGLVMLSPVFFIVAMLIRWDSPGPIIFKQTRVGKGFRRFELLKFRTMRQDASEQGGQLTIGQDHRVTKIGCVLRKWKLDELPQLVNILKGDMSIVGPRPEVPCYVDMFQKEYADVLRVRPGLTDLASLKYVDEQRTLGASANPEHEYVNNILPDKLRLAKLYVCQSSLLYDLLLIGETCLRLCGIKRVLFRLPEENGKSGGGGSHLGRIGHLVSVCRRPIVVSIHIALVVLANYLAFWLRFDGVIFESEISLFLNTLPWLVAIRCLTFIPFRLYQGLWKYTGLWDLKNIITAVAMSSGVFFLLIKTGLAGSGYPVSIIFIDALLLVVMLGGVRLIRRLVRGIVIPQSDKRVLIIGAGDAGEMIVRDMHRHAESLYLPIGFVDDDVRKVGQRIHGVRVLGTCADLPKILENHRPDEVLMAIPHADSSIRRRIVSALQTWNVPIKTLPSVHELLQCNVAVTQIRPLAIEDLLGRPPVYMETERVRELVQGKRVLVTGAGGSIGSELCRQIMSFNPQELVLYERYENSLHNIQMELKNLVGAAPMHPVIGDVTDRERFDEIMARHRPQLVFHAAAHKHVPLMELNSCEAIKNNVFGTQMVAMAADRFGVERFVLISTDKAVNPTSVMGATKRVAEMVVQHMAQRSKTRFSVVRFGNVLGSNGSVVPAFKEQILAGGPVTVTHPEMQRYFMLIPEAVHLVLQAATLGEQGALYVLDMGEQVKVIDLARNLIRLSGFIPEVEIPITFVGLRPGEKLYEELVGRDENVQPSSVEKINRVKNGQHPDSSHLLKKLVEFENASVLKNPLFVAQWLQSIVPTFHPADIHQRESSSATLLEQVGTAR, from the coding sequence ATGATAAAACGAACGTGTGATGTGCTTGTGGCTGCCTTTGGGCTTGTGATGTTGTCGCCAGTTTTTTTCATCGTGGCCATGCTCATTCGATGGGATTCACCAGGGCCCATAATTTTTAAGCAAACCCGCGTTGGAAAGGGGTTTCGTCGGTTCGAGTTGCTGAAGTTTCGCACCATGAGACAAGACGCCTCTGAACAGGGTGGGCAACTGACCATCGGCCAGGACCATCGAGTGACGAAGATTGGCTGCGTCCTGCGGAAATGGAAGTTGGATGAGCTTCCACAGCTTGTGAACATTCTGAAAGGGGATATGAGTATTGTAGGGCCACGTCCTGAGGTGCCCTGCTATGTCGACATGTTTCAAAAAGAATATGCGGATGTATTGAGGGTTCGTCCTGGATTAACGGATTTAGCGAGCCTGAAATATGTTGATGAGCAAAGGACACTTGGCGCCAGTGCCAATCCAGAACATGAGTATGTCAACAATATTCTTCCTGATAAGCTACGGTTAGCCAAATTGTATGTATGTCAATCTTCATTGTTATATGACCTCCTGTTAATAGGAGAAACATGTCTGAGATTATGTGGTATCAAAAGAGTATTGTTTAGGCTTCCCGAAGAAAATGGGAAGTCAGGTGGGGGAGGCTCACATCTTGGGCGGATAGGGCACCTGGTGTCTGTCTGTCGTCGTCCAATCGTGGTGTCGATTCATATTGCCCTGGTGGTATTGGCAAACTATTTAGCCTTTTGGTTGAGATTTGATGGTGTCATTTTTGAAAGCGAAATTTCCTTATTCCTGAACACCCTTCCGTGGTTGGTTGCCATTCGGTGCCTTACGTTTATTCCCTTCCGGCTTTACCAGGGGCTTTGGAAATACACAGGGTTATGGGATCTCAAAAATATCATTACCGCAGTCGCTATGAGTTCAGGTGTATTTTTTCTCTTGATAAAAACCGGTCTTGCGGGAAGTGGATATCCGGTATCAATTATATTCATCGATGCACTGCTTCTTGTGGTGATGCTCGGCGGCGTTCGTTTAATCCGACGATTGGTTCGGGGCATTGTGATACCTCAAAGTGATAAGCGAGTGCTCATTATTGGGGCGGGAGATGCTGGGGAAATGATTGTCCGGGATATGCATCGGCATGCTGAATCTTTGTACCTTCCGATTGGGTTTGTCGATGATGACGTGAGGAAAGTGGGGCAGCGTATTCACGGAGTTCGGGTCCTCGGAACATGTGCGGATCTCCCGAAAATATTGGAAAATCATCGCCCGGATGAAGTCTTAATGGCGATTCCTCATGCCGATTCATCTATCCGTCGGAGGATTGTGTCGGCTCTACAAACGTGGAATGTGCCAATCAAAACGTTACCAAGTGTGCATGAACTTCTGCAATGTAATGTGGCCGTGACTCAAATTCGGCCATTGGCTATTGAAGATTTGTTAGGCCGTCCGCCAGTGTATATGGAAACTGAAAGGGTCCGTGAGCTTGTGCAAGGAAAACGTGTCCTGGTGACTGGCGCTGGAGGGTCGATCGGGTCTGAATTATGCCGGCAAATTATGAGTTTCAATCCTCAGGAATTGGTGTTGTATGAGCGATATGAAAATAGCCTACACAACATTCAGATGGAATTAAAAAACTTGGTTGGTGCCGCGCCCATGCATCCGGTGATAGGGGATGTGACTGATCGTGAGCGGTTTGATGAAATTATGGCGAGGCATCGCCCTCAGCTGGTATTTCATGCCGCCGCACATAAGCATGTGCCGCTTATGGAACTGAATTCCTGTGAAGCCATTAAGAATAATGTGTTTGGGACTCAGATGGTGGCCATGGCGGCAGATCGATTTGGCGTAGAACGATTTGTGTTGATTTCTACAGATAAGGCGGTAAATCCCACCAGTGTCATGGGTGCGACGAAACGAGTTGCCGAAATGGTCGTACAACATATGGCTCAACGGTCAAAGACCCGTTTCTCTGTGGTTCGATTTGGAAACGTTTTGGGGAGTAATGGTTCTGTCGTTCCGGCCTTCAAGGAACAAATTCTAGCGGGAGGCCCTGTGACCGTGACTCATCCTGAAATGCAACGCTATTTTATGTTAATCCCAGAGGCGGTGCATTTAGTTCTTCAAGCTGCGACGTTAGGAGAACAGGGTGCCCTCTATGTTCTTGATATGGGAGAACAAGTCAAGGTAATTGATTTAGCCAGAAATCTTATCCGGTTATCAGGCTTTATTCCAGAAGTGGAAATTCCGATTACCTTTGTCGGACTTCGGCCAGGGGAAAAACTCTATGAAGAACTGGTTGGCCGAGATGAAAACGTTCAGCCCTCTTCTGTGGAAAAAATAAACCGTGTGAAAAATGGGCAGCATCCAGATTCCAGTCACCTTCTCAAGAAACTGGTGGAATTTGAAAATGCCTCTGTCTTAAAAAATCCTCTCTTTGTGGCTCAATGGTTGCAGAGCATTGTGCCTACCTTCCATCCTGCCGACATCCATCAACGTGAGTCTTCCTCAGCTACCCTCCTTGAACAAGTGGGGACGGCTCGCTAG
- a CDS encoding non-ribosomal peptide synthetase → MKSDNLVELLRVRAEKQGCKPLLTFLGDGEEESAHISFAQLDSQAKTIAAQLQKLELVGERVLLVFSPGLEFITAFFGCLYAGAVAVPVPLLGFRRAFSRLEAILHDAGAKSILSTKHVISKLKGQEKDAGQNSSLIWLPTDALSEDLQEHWTLPTIKEDSLAYLQYTSGSTSQPKGVMVTHGNVFHNLAYIEQGCEYTPQSILVSWLPHFHDMGLVNGILQPIFQGCRGILLSPQSFVQRPLRWLHAISHYRATHSGGPNFAYDMCANSISVEERFSLDLSTWELAYCGAEPVRHSTLSRFAKNFASQGFKWSAFCPAYGLAESTLKVSAKPKSEIPPTITVSSQALEMNQVLEVESNDPLGKALVGSGRVDFGMKVEIVDPVTLHPCISGTVGEIWVAGPSVAKGYWNREQETTHTYNAFLADRLQGPFLRTGDLGFLRDDQLFVTGRLKDLIIIRGSNFYPQDIERTVERSHESLRQGAGIAFSIEQDGEEKLVIVQELRREGKGQDTDKIVETIRRSVAEEHHLHTLAVVLVRAGTIPKTSSGKVQRQACRQAYLAGQLHVIVENRVSPSSTTEEAVHLSVHELLTLSTKDRRATIQDHLQYILARLLHQSTHNVPVHEKLVTLGLDSLMLFSLRQHIEKGFGVMVPFSLLMDEVSLNELAHEIECQINYSAADGLTVPSHQRMVQRDVSFEGTVSPGQDSPPMIPDESLSYGQQGLWILQREQPEIDVYQIRFTARVSGAFDVPAFQKAVQTLIARHSVLRTTFLETGGLLRQTVGPYHDEMFNLIDASEDSPEVFQARLEEEAYRPFDLEHGPVFRVHVFCRGDQEAILFIAVHHLVMDMWSMSILVDELRQLYVAEKHGCESSLEPVGSNYSNFVRWQADRLTGPDGERLWEYWREQLHGAIPVLPLPLDYPRASDHNVEGATHSFRLSASLTQKLHTLARQQGTTLYVVLLSALQVLLSRLSGQDDILVGSPVAGRTKSEFEPVIGYFVNILPFRARLDDNPSFASLIARNHQTVIRGLDHQDFPFPLLVERMALKRDPNVPPLCQVMLVHERPQRMTQEGFSSFILGESDARIKFGNTELTPYPLKRRSSEMDVSLIITEVNGEIQAAIQYRAALFTPARIERMARQWETLCEAMVASPTARLSEISLLSTTEQQRMIVDWNQTQTEYPKFSSIQEIFEDRVREQPDRAAVIFEGDTLTYGELNDRANQVGYSLQERGVKPGQLVGICFERSLEMIIGMLGILKAGGAYVPLDPEYPEERLRFMIEDACLEVLLTQEQFRSRLTHDALDLICLDLEWKHFERFPIANLPCTVSSEGLAYVMYTSGSTGSPKGVCIPHRGVVSLVKGTDFVQFDPDQVFLQLAPVAFDPSTFEIWGALLNGARLVLFPPHPPTFDELGRIILAHEITTMRLPTDMFHRIVETRVQVLTPLHQLIVGGDVLSASHVRKALKALPRCRLVNGYGPTENTTYTCCYGMQGNGLEENSVPIGRPIANTQVYILDAHLQPVPVGVVGELYIGGDGLALGYLQRPDLTAERFISHPLTGHSESPNDSLGARLYKTGDMACYREDGVMEFRGRVDLQVKVRGHRVELQEVEASIRQHPNIQEAIVAYKEIPRHTLAENDNSAHLNEQGFVAYVVLVEGESTLSNTTLQNFLKSKLPSHMIPVWTMVLEQLPRLPNKKVDRQALPLPDRAASQSSGLSRRPRDPIEESISEIWRDVLGLAEIRLEDNFFNLGGHSLLAIQVLSRVKSVFHVELPVRSLFENPTLEGFSARVIETQQQSHKALKHPSETVSQEGEKALSFSQERIWFLSQLDQDGRAYALPLAVRLTGPLQLQIFKASIHEIFRRHEVLRTTIQTKNGLPILLIHPFEATPLTLVDLPDIPAHEKESELQRRVKQEIQQPFDVGRGPLARITLFRFHDNDHVLFVNMHHLITDTWSLSLFFQELGALYPAFCAGLPSPLPKLAFQYTDYAHWQREWLRGGELETQLAYWTDRLANASSVLRLPTDYPRPVRQTFRGARETQALPSQLVEQIMTICRQEGVTFFMVLLAAFKVLLFRYTGQDDVLVGIPVANRRWLDAEKLIGPFVNTLVLRTDLSGDPSFRNLLARVKERTLEAYAHQDLPVERLVEALQPQRDLSRTPLFQVMFSMPNVPMPTLQLKDVSVEVLPLDRGGAQFDLTMYVPDIPGQGHEVILEYNADLFEVDTIKRMQGHYQTLLQHMIEDFDCSIGEAAMLTEAERQQLLVDWNDTVADHSSECLLQQMFESQAKRTSDRVAIVCGEVSLTYSELNQQANKVAHHLRKLGIVSESLVGIFLDRSVDMLIALLGVLKAGGAYVPLDPAYPEDRVLAMLKDSQVPLVLTQDSLLSRLPTFSSISNGSARSYAGPVVVTMSNGKWTQESSDNPDVAISSGTPAYVMYTSGSTGQPKGVLISHRALANFMHAMQHEPGLGIHDRLLAVTNLSFDISILELFLPLVVGAQVVLASRETSADGNKLNRLLEESRATVMQATPTTWQLLVQAGWMPTKGFRAFCGGEALSRALANQLLAKGVELWNLYGPTETTIWSATHRVVPGDEVVPIGHPIANTQLYILDANLHPVPIGISGELYIGGAGLALGYLNQPDLTSKNFVPNPFRKESKTKLYKTGDLTKYRSDGTIEFLGRLDSQTKIRGFRVELEEIEAVLNSHPLVQVSVVVVREQESDNHVRSYESVDQDMQLVAYLLMQDLLKPHEVANGVQHESLVEPSRMAELRDFVKKSLPDFMVPSRFVVLDKFPLTPNGKIDRHNLPHPEEPSYLPTTYVPAQNSLQGKLVQLWMKMLGVSCVGVNDNFFELGGHSLLANHMLARVFTDQGIEVSVSTFFERPTIEHLAKYIETMRWLAETQSLNPYVTSSDREDNVL, encoded by the coding sequence ATGAAATCGGACAATTTGGTTGAACTGCTGCGCGTCAGGGCAGAGAAGCAGGGGTGTAAGCCTTTGCTGACTTTTCTTGGTGACGGTGAGGAAGAGTCGGCGCACATCTCCTTCGCACAATTGGATTCCCAAGCCAAGACCATTGCCGCGCAGTTGCAGAAGTTAGAGTTGGTTGGAGAGCGAGTCCTCCTTGTGTTTTCGCCGGGGCTGGAATTTATTACCGCTTTTTTCGGTTGTCTCTATGCTGGGGCGGTAGCCGTTCCAGTTCCATTGCTGGGATTCCGCCGAGCCTTTTCTCGACTGGAGGCGATTCTTCATGATGCTGGGGCGAAGTCTATTCTCTCGACGAAACATGTGATTTCGAAATTGAAAGGTCAAGAGAAGGATGCTGGACAAAATTCCTCATTGATCTGGCTGCCCACCGATGCACTGTCGGAAGACTTGCAAGAGCATTGGACCCTGCCAACCATAAAGGAAGACAGTCTGGCCTATCTGCAATACACCTCCGGTTCCACATCTCAACCCAAGGGCGTGATGGTGACTCATGGAAATGTGTTTCATAATCTCGCTTATATTGAGCAGGGATGCGAATACACTCCTCAAAGTATATTAGTCTCTTGGCTTCCCCATTTTCACGATATGGGTTTGGTGAATGGGATTCTTCAGCCAATTTTTCAAGGGTGTCGAGGGATCCTCTTGTCTCCTCAGTCGTTTGTGCAACGTCCTCTACGATGGCTTCACGCCATATCCCACTATCGAGCCACGCATAGTGGTGGCCCCAATTTCGCTTATGACATGTGTGCCAACAGTATTTCAGTTGAAGAACGATTTTCATTAGATTTATCGACATGGGAATTGGCCTATTGCGGAGCTGAACCAGTTCGTCATTCAACCCTGAGTCGGTTTGCCAAAAACTTTGCCTCCCAGGGATTCAAGTGGTCAGCCTTTTGCCCGGCCTATGGGTTAGCGGAATCTACCTTGAAAGTGTCAGCGAAGCCAAAGTCGGAGATTCCTCCCACCATCACGGTTAGCTCTCAGGCACTGGAAATGAATCAGGTTCTGGAGGTGGAATCCAATGATCCTTTGGGCAAAGCTCTTGTGGGGAGTGGGCGAGTTGATTTCGGGATGAAGGTGGAGATCGTGGATCCAGTCACCTTGCACCCGTGTATCTCTGGCACAGTGGGTGAAATTTGGGTGGCTGGTCCCAGTGTCGCGAAAGGATATTGGAATCGGGAACAGGAAACCACCCATACCTATAACGCTTTTCTGGCTGATAGGCTGCAGGGTCCATTCCTGCGTACAGGTGATCTCGGATTCCTTCGTGATGACCAGTTGTTTGTCACCGGGCGATTGAAAGATCTCATCATTATCCGCGGCAGCAATTTTTATCCGCAGGATATAGAACGTACCGTTGAACGGAGTCATGAATCTTTGCGCCAAGGAGCGGGAATTGCGTTCTCCATTGAACAAGATGGCGAAGAAAAACTCGTCATCGTGCAAGAACTCAGGCGTGAGGGGAAAGGACAAGACACGGATAAAATCGTTGAGACTATTCGACGATCCGTGGCTGAGGAACATCATCTTCACACCTTGGCAGTCGTGTTGGTGCGTGCAGGAACGATTCCCAAAACGTCCAGCGGCAAGGTCCAACGTCAGGCTTGTCGTCAGGCCTATCTGGCTGGACAATTGCACGTCATTGTCGAGAATAGAGTGAGTCCCTCCAGTACCACAGAGGAGGCGGTTCATCTCTCGGTGCATGAACTGCTCACCCTTTCGACCAAGGATCGAAGGGCAACAATTCAGGACCACCTTCAATACATCCTTGCCCGCCTTCTTCACCAGAGTACTCACAATGTGCCTGTCCATGAAAAACTGGTGACGCTTGGATTGGATTCCTTGATGCTATTTTCCCTCAGACAGCATATTGAAAAAGGTTTCGGAGTGATGGTGCCGTTTTCTCTGTTGATGGATGAAGTTTCCCTCAATGAGTTAGCTCACGAGATTGAATGCCAAATAAATTATTCTGCTGCTGATGGCCTTACCGTTCCATCTCATCAGCGCATGGTTCAGAGAGATGTGTCCTTTGAAGGGACTGTCAGCCCGGGTCAAGATTCCCCACCCATGATCCCTGACGAGTCGCTTTCCTATGGTCAACAAGGACTTTGGATCCTTCAGCGAGAACAACCAGAAATCGATGTCTATCAAATTCGTTTTACCGCCCGGGTATCTGGTGCGTTCGACGTACCGGCTTTTCAGAAGGCCGTACAGACCCTCATTGCTCGACATTCCGTGTTGCGAACTACCTTTCTGGAAACAGGAGGACTTCTTCGGCAAACGGTGGGACCGTATCACGATGAAATGTTTAATCTCATTGATGCCTCTGAAGATTCTCCTGAAGTGTTTCAGGCGAGGCTTGAAGAGGAGGCGTATCGACCCTTTGATTTAGAGCACGGGCCTGTGTTTCGAGTGCACGTGTTTTGTCGTGGGGATCAGGAAGCCATTCTTTTCATCGCGGTCCATCATTTGGTGATGGATATGTGGTCCATGTCGATATTGGTCGACGAACTTCGCCAACTGTATGTCGCTGAAAAACATGGGTGCGAATCCTCCCTTGAGCCTGTGGGGTCGAACTATTCCAACTTTGTCCGGTGGCAAGCTGATCGTCTAACTGGCCCAGATGGTGAACGGTTGTGGGAGTATTGGCGTGAGCAACTCCATGGAGCCATTCCCGTCCTGCCGCTACCTTTGGATTACCCGCGAGCGTCAGACCATAATGTCGAAGGAGCTACCCATTCCTTTAGGCTTTCTGCATCGCTCACTCAAAAATTACACACCTTAGCAAGGCAACAGGGAACTACGTTGTATGTCGTGTTGTTGTCTGCTTTGCAGGTATTACTGTCTCGGTTATCAGGGCAAGATGATATTCTGGTTGGATCGCCGGTGGCGGGACGGACTAAATCGGAGTTTGAGCCAGTCATTGGCTATTTTGTAAATATTCTGCCTTTCCGAGCTCGTCTGGACGATAATCCTTCCTTTGCTTCCCTAATTGCCCGGAATCATCAGACGGTGATCCGAGGATTGGATCACCAAGATTTTCCATTTCCCTTATTGGTCGAGAGGATGGCACTGAAGCGGGACCCAAATGTGCCGCCCTTATGTCAGGTCATGCTGGTTCATGAACGGCCCCAGCGCATGACGCAAGAAGGTTTTTCCAGTTTTATCCTTGGAGAATCCGATGCCCGGATAAAATTCGGCAATACCGAATTGACTCCTTATCCCTTGAAACGGCGTTCCTCTGAAATGGATGTCTCGCTGATCATTACAGAGGTGAATGGCGAGATCCAAGCTGCAATTCAATATCGTGCGGCCCTGTTTACTCCTGCACGAATCGAACGGATGGCCAGACAATGGGAAACATTATGTGAGGCCATGGTTGCCTCCCCTACGGCACGACTGTCGGAAATTTCCTTGCTCTCTACCACAGAGCAACAACGAATGATTGTTGATTGGAATCAGACCCAAACCGAGTATCCCAAATTCTCAAGTATCCAGGAAATCTTTGAAGATCGAGTTCGAGAACAGCCTGATCGTGCGGCCGTGATTTTCGAGGGCGATACTCTTACATATGGTGAGCTGAATGATCGGGCCAACCAAGTTGGCTATAGTCTCCAAGAACGGGGAGTCAAGCCTGGACAGTTGGTGGGTATCTGCTTCGAACGGTCGTTGGAAATGATCATTGGAATGCTCGGCATTCTCAAAGCGGGCGGTGCCTATGTTCCACTCGACCCGGAATATCCCGAAGAACGATTGCGTTTTATGATTGAAGACGCCTGCCTGGAGGTTCTTCTTACACAAGAACAGTTTCGATCCCGATTGACTCATGACGCCCTTGACCTTATATGCCTGGACTTGGAATGGAAACATTTTGAAAGGTTCCCAATTGCCAATTTACCTTGCACTGTTTCTTCAGAGGGCTTGGCCTATGTCATGTATACCTCAGGATCCACCGGAAGTCCCAAAGGAGTGTGTATTCCTCATCGAGGGGTGGTGAGTTTGGTCAAAGGTACGGATTTTGTGCAGTTCGATCCGGACCAGGTTTTTCTCCAATTAGCTCCGGTGGCGTTTGATCCCTCAACCTTTGAAATTTGGGGGGCGTTGCTAAACGGCGCTCGATTGGTGTTGTTTCCTCCACATCCCCCCACCTTTGATGAATTAGGTCGTATCATTCTTGCGCATGAGATTACGACCATGCGCTTGCCAACGGATATGTTCCATCGAATAGTTGAGACTCGAGTGCAAGTTCTCACTCCGCTTCATCAATTGATTGTGGGTGGTGATGTGTTGTCGGCCTCTCATGTGCGAAAGGCGCTCAAGGCTTTACCCCGTTGTCGATTGGTGAATGGATATGGACCAACGGAAAATACTACCTATACCTGTTGTTATGGGATGCAGGGGAACGGGCTTGAGGAAAATTCTGTTCCCATTGGACGTCCTATTGCAAATACCCAAGTCTATATTTTGGATGCGCATCTCCAACCCGTGCCGGTGGGTGTAGTAGGTGAACTATATATTGGAGGAGATGGACTTGCCTTGGGATATCTCCAACGCCCTGATCTTACCGCCGAACGATTTATTTCGCATCCGTTGACGGGGCACAGTGAGTCGCCGAACGATTCGCTAGGGGCTCGTTTATACAAAACAGGAGATATGGCCTGTTACCGGGAAGACGGGGTGATGGAATTTCGGGGACGAGTCGATCTGCAAGTGAAGGTGCGTGGGCATCGTGTGGAGTTGCAGGAAGTGGAAGCAAGTATTCGGCAGCATCCGAATATTCAAGAAGCCATCGTGGCGTACAAGGAAATTCCACGTCATACGTTGGCCGAAAACGATAATTCTGCCCATCTCAATGAACAAGGGTTCGTGGCTTATGTCGTGCTTGTGGAAGGGGAGTCAACTCTTTCGAATACGACCCTGCAAAATTTTCTTAAGTCGAAGTTGCCGAGCCATATGATTCCGGTGTGGACGATGGTGCTCGAACAACTTCCGCGTTTGCCGAACAAGAAAGTGGATCGCCAAGCGCTTCCTCTTCCCGATAGGGCAGCATCCCAGTCTTCTGGATTGTCCCGGCGCCCTCGTGATCCCATCGAAGAATCGATTTCGGAAATCTGGCGTGATGTGCTAGGCCTTGCTGAAATCCGGCTTGAGGATAATTTCTTTAATCTCGGAGGACATTCCCTTTTGGCGATTCAGGTCCTTTCGAGGGTGAAAAGTGTGTTTCATGTGGAACTCCCCGTTCGGAGTCTATTTGAGAATCCCACGCTGGAGGGGTTTTCGGCCCGTGTGATTGAGACCCAACAACAGTCCCACAAAGCCCTTAAGCATCCGTCGGAAACTGTATCGCAGGAGGGGGAAAAGGCCTTATCTTTCTCTCAAGAGCGGATATGGTTTCTTAGTCAACTCGACCAGGATGGTCGTGCCTATGCCTTGCCCCTTGCGGTTCGATTAACAGGGCCTCTTCAGCTACAAATTTTTAAAGCCAGCATTCATGAGATTTTCCGTCGGCATGAAGTATTACGCACCACAATTCAAACCAAAAACGGCTTGCCGATTCTGTTGATCCACCCCTTCGAGGCAACCCCTCTGACATTGGTGGACCTTCCGGATATTCCTGCCCACGAGAAGGAATCGGAACTTCAACGTCGGGTGAAACAAGAGATTCAACAGCCGTTTGATGTGGGCCGCGGGCCTTTAGCTCGAATCACCTTGTTTCGTTTTCATGACAACGATCATGTGTTGTTCGTGAACATGCATCATCTTATCACCGACACCTGGTCATTGAGCCTCTTTTTTCAAGAATTAGGAGCCCTATATCCGGCTTTTTGCGCTGGGTTACCATCCCCACTTCCGAAGTTGGCGTTTCAATATACGGATTATGCGCATTGGCAACGGGAGTGGTTGCGAGGGGGGGAACTCGAAACACAATTAGCCTATTGGACCGATCGTTTAGCCAATGCCTCATCGGTGCTCAGGTTGCCCACTGATTACCCACGGCCTGTTCGACAAACCTTTCGCGGGGCACGAGAAACTCAGGCATTGCCATCTCAGCTGGTCGAACAAATCATGACAATATGTCGCCAGGAAGGTGTGACATTCTTCATGGTGTTGTTGGCGGCATTCAAAGTTCTCTTATTTCGGTATACAGGACAGGATGATGTGCTGGTAGGGATTCCTGTGGCCAATCGGCGTTGGCTTGATGCTGAAAAGCTGATTGGTCCCTTTGTCAATACGTTAGTGTTGCGTACGGACCTTTCGGGGGACCCCTCGTTTCGTAACTTATTGGCAAGGGTGAAGGAGCGTACGCTTGAGGCTTATGCACATCAGGACTTACCCGTGGAACGATTGGTTGAAGCGCTGCAACCGCAACGAGACTTAAGTCGTACGCCGCTTTTCCAAGTCATGTTTTCGATGCCAAATGTTCCCATGCCAACATTGCAGCTTAAAGATGTGAGCGTTGAAGTGTTGCCATTGGATCGGGGAGGCGCGCAGTTTGATTTGACCATGTATGTTCCGGACATTCCGGGACAAGGTCATGAGGTGATCTTGGAGTACAATGCCGATCTTTTTGAAGTTGATACCATCAAGCGGATGCAGGGACATTATCAAACCCTTCTTCAGCATATGATCGAGGATTTCGATTGTTCCATTGGTGAGGCGGCTATGCTGACCGAAGCAGAACGCCAGCAATTACTCGTGGATTGGAATGATACGGTTGCGGACCATTCAAGCGAATGTCTTCTCCAGCAAATGTTTGAATCTCAGGCAAAACGGACTTCCGATAGGGTCGCTATAGTCTGTGGGGAGGTGTCGTTGACGTATAGTGAACTCAATCAGCAAGCCAATAAGGTCGCACATCATCTTCGAAAATTGGGTATTGTTTCTGAGTCCTTGGTCGGAATATTTTTAGATCGGTCAGTGGACATGCTCATCGCCCTTCTTGGGGTGCTCAAGGCTGGAGGTGCGTATGTGCCCTTGGATCCTGCCTATCCTGAAGATCGCGTATTGGCTATGTTGAAGGATTCTCAGGTACCCCTCGTTCTGACCCAGGACTCTCTCCTTTCTCGCCTTCCTACTTTTTCCTCCATATCGAATGGTTCTGCTCGATCCTATGCCGGACCTGTGGTGGTAACCATGTCGAATGGAAAATGGACTCAGGAGTCCAGCGACAATCCTGATGTCGCCATCAGTTCTGGGACTCCGGCCTATGTGATGTATACCTCGGGGTCAACCGGTCAACCGAAGGGTGTCCTCATTTCCCATCGAGCGCTGGCCAATTTCATGCATGCTATGCAGCATGAGCCCGGTTTGGGAATACATGATCGGTTGCTGGCGGTGACGAATCTCTCTTTTGATATTTCTATTCTTGAGTTGTTTCTTCCACTGGTGGTTGGGGCTCAAGTTGTCCTGGCAAGTCGGGAGACGTCCGCCGATGGGAATAAGTTGAACCGGCTCCTCGAGGAATCTCGGGCCACGGTCATGCAAGCAACTCCCACGACCTGGCAGTTGTTGGTTCAGGCTGGGTGGATGCCGACAAAAGGATTTCGTGCATTTTGTGGAGGTGAGGCATTATCGAGGGCTCTAGCCAATCAATTATTAGCCAAAGGGGTGGAACTTTGGAATCTCTATGGGCCGACGGAAACGACCATTTGGTCGGCTACCCATCGTGTCGTCCCTGGAGATGAGGTTGTTCCGATCGGGCATCCGATTGCCAATACTCAGCTGTATATCCTAGATGCAAATCTCCATCCAGTACCAATTGGAATATCTGGGGAATTGTATATTGGGGGCGCAGGTTTGGCGCTTGGTTATTTGAACCAACCGGATCTGACGTCAAAAAATTTCGTGCCAAATCCTTTTAGGAAAGAATCGAAGACCAAACTCTATAAAACCGGAGATCTGACGAAGTATCGTTCAGATGGCACAATCGAGTTTTTAGGTCGGTTGGATTCCCAAACCAAAATACGAGGATTTCGGGTTGAGTTGGAGGAGATTGAAGCGGTCTTGAATTCACACCCTTTGGTTCAGGTGTCAGTCGTGGTTGTGCGTGAGCAAGAATCCGACAACCATGTTCGTTCATATGAGTCCGTTGATCAGGATATGCAACTTGTCGCCTATCTGTTGATGCAGGATTTGCTCAAGCCACATGAAGTTGCGAATGGTGTTCAACATGAATCACTAGTGGAACCATCTCGTATGGCTGAGTTGCGAGATTTTGTGAAGAAGAGTCTCCCTGATTTCATGGTGCCCTCGCGCTTTGTGGTGCTTGATAAATTCCCCCTTACCCCAAATGGGAAAATTGACCGTCACAATCTTCCCCATCCCGAGGAACCCTCCTATCTTCCAACAACGTATGTCCCAGCCCAGAACTCACTTCAGGGAAAATTGGTTCAGCTCTGGATGAAAATGTTGGGCGTCTCTTGTGTTGGTGTGAATGATAACTTTTTTGAATTGGGTGGCCATTCATTGTTAGCCAATCATATGCTCGCGCGAGTGTTTACTGATCAGGGGATTGAAGTGTCCGTCTCTACATTTTTTGAACGGCCCACGATTGAGCATTTAGCCAAATACATCGAGACGATGCGTTGGTTGGCGGAAACCCAATCGTTAAATCCTTATGTGACCTCTAGTGACCGGGAAGACAATGTCCTATGA